Proteins from a genomic interval of Vicia villosa cultivar HV-30 ecotype Madison, WI unplaced genomic scaffold, Vvil1.0 ctg.001911F_1_1, whole genome shotgun sequence:
- the LOC131637091 gene encoding uncharacterized protein LOC131637091, giving the protein MEHSEQENIELRGTVTTLQEKLESLTTLVDSLMAAQNQPPPPNSQATVTSEVTTPVSTVAFSIPSFSMPEGWGTPFSFGTGFRHNVSGVQTATTEAPAAQGSAFIPHSGVTFSQITMALSQPTMTVPTPMVHTVPYGDNEIYHDQGDITNQRNLVEDLQEQFNKMQLEVKAIRGKDLFGKNAQELCLVPSVQIPAKFKVPDFEKYKGSSCPQSHLVMYARKMSTYADNHQLLIHYFQDSLTSAALKWYTSLDSTNIRTFNDLGEAFVRQYKYNSDMAPDRDQLRSMAQKDHEAFKEYAQRWRETAAQINPPLKEKEMTKIFLNTLSPFYYERMIASAPSDFTEMVNMGMRLEEGVRTGRLTKEGGSSSGTKKFGSGFQKKKEQSVDMVSQGKPRGNVNRQRQVAAITPVVNTTPNPGFTPQFQQQQPRQQAQQFNNNQNRVQRAPQFDLIPMTYTELYPALIEKGLVQTRAPPPVPEKLPWWYKAEVSCPYHQGAPGHDLEHCIALKYEVQRLVKSNLLSFRNLNPNVQANPLPNHGGHVVNMVYECPGPYRVYNINFSRADLVQMHATLCRGPSFRQHQYGSCSICCVDPHGCSIVRRDLQVLLDNGTIQIYRNRDENEVNMIGCYPHELLVSDINSEMPTVNVIVPHFNMPERVEVTYNKPKVPVAPLIICLPGSVPYDSDKAVPYNYSATMIKNGQEVPLPTLSSVVNIADVSRVTRSGRVYTPLPPKQPVTPATGQNPVGTPVGNPVETPVSNTNTDVGQSSGTNVNPDFDEILKLIKRSEYKIMDQLMQTPSKISILSLLLNSEAHREALMKVLDQAFVDHDVTVDHFDGIIANITACNNLSFCDEELPEEGKNHNLALHISMNCQSDSLSNVLVDTGSSLNVMPKTTLARLSYQGMPMKFNGVVVKAFDGSRKSVIGEVNLPMTIGPHTFQITFQVMDIQAAYSCLLGRPWIHEAGAVTSTLHQKLKFVTNGKLVTISGEQALMVSHLSNFSFISADSVEGTQFQGLSLEDESSKKKASISSYKEAVKVVKDGTTTGWGQVVIPTKNETRAGLGCSPTFSNCTKKDETLRPIKETFISGGFLNPIPQEVNVLIEECIEEGLSDDEEEWKCYLNDSGYISQEEPYPPSEKSNGKETEPVPAEIWDTLGQPSGKFDYMVKYTAPESSKIAIEDIQPTGWGDSFECNSQPGEAYQPCQFSQQHEITGDFGFNASTKVNNPEDGYHHINAIFEDEGEDGPAVDSESVADNESLHPEDWEIHPENSEDCDSSYALQDVEEDRFNSTKNKGDKPGPSNPARPAVNVNTEDNSEENFPEYIIHRGVRCYWKAVDVPNVVRRSK; this is encoded by the coding sequence atggaacactctgaacaagagaatattgagcttcgtggtacagtgaccacccttcaggaaaagttggaaagtctcactactctggttgactccttaatggccgcacagaatcagccgccgccaccaaatagtcaagcaacagtgacatctgaggtcactactccagtttctacagttgcattcagcattccatctttctccatgccagaaggttggggcacgccttttagcttcggtacaggtttccgccataatgtctctggggttcaaacagccacaactgaagcgcctgctgcacagggttcggcgtttattccacattcaggggtaactttttcccaaatcactatggcactttctcaacccactatgacggttccgactcctatggttcacactgttccttacggagacaatgagatttatcatgatcaaggtgatatcacaaatcagcgtaatcttgtggaagatctccaagagcagtttaacaagatgcagctggaagttaaagctatccgtggaaaagatttgtttggaaagaatgcccaggagctatgtttggttcccagtgtacaaataccggctaagttcaaggtccctgactttgagaagtacaaaggtagttcttgtccacaaagtcatctcgtgatgtatgccagaaagatgtctacttatgcagataatcatcagttgcttatccattactttcaagacagtttgactagtgccgcactgaagtggtacacaagcttggatagcactaatattcgaacattcaatgacctaggtgaggcctttgtccgacaatacaagtataactcggatatggctccagacagagatcagcttcggtccatggctcagaaagatcatgaagctttcaaagagtatgcccaacgatggagagaaactgctgctcagattaatccaccgttaaaagaaaaagagatgacaaagatcttcttgaatactctcagtccgttttattatgaacgcatgattgctagtgctccaagtgatttcaccgaaatggtaaacatggggatgcgtctagaagaaggagtccgaaccggacgtctaactaaagaaggtggatcttcaagcggaaccaaaaagttcggaagtggcttccaaaagaagaaagaacaaagtgttgacatggtgtcccaagggaagccaagaggaaacgtcaatcgtcaacgacaggttgctgctatcacaccagtcgttaatacaacaccgaatccgggattcactcctcaatttcagcaacaacagcctcgacaacaggctcagcagttcaacaataatcagaatcgtgtacaaagagctccacagtttgatctgattccaatgacctacacagaattgtaccctgctttgattgaaaaaggtctcgttcaaactagagcaccaccaccagtacctgagaaactcccatggtggtacaaagctgaggtctcatgcccttatcatcaaggagcacctggccatgatcttgagcattgcatagctttgaaatacgaagttcagaggttggttaaatctaatctcctctcattcagaaatttgaatcctaatgtgcaagcaaatccgctgcccaatcatggagggcatgttgtgaacatggtgtatgaatgtcctggtccataccgagtctataatatcaatttctcaagagcagatttggtacaaatgcacgctactctctgtcgagggccgagttttcgccagcatcaatatggttcctgtagcatatgttgtgtagatcctcatggatgttcgattgtgagaagagatctccaagtgctgttggataatggtactattcagatctacagaaatagggatgaaaatgaagttaacatgataggatgttatccgcatgagcttttagtctcagatatcaactcggaaatgcctacagttaacgtcatcgttcctcatttcaacatgcctgagcgcgtggaagttacttacaacaagccgaaggttcctgttgctcctttgatcatttgtctacctggatctgttccttatgactctgacaaggcagttccatacaattacagtgcaacaatgataaagaatggacaagaagttcctttacctactctctcatccgttgtaaacattgctgatgtaagtcgtgtaacaagaagtggacgtgtgtatactccactacctccaaagcagcctgttactcctgcaactgggcaaaatcctgttggtacaccagtggggaatcctgtggaaactcctgtcagtaatacgaacactgatgttggtcaatccagtggaaccaatgtcaatcctgactttgatgaaattttgaagctcatcaaaagaagtgaatacaagattatggatcagcttatgcagactccttcaaagatctcaatactttcattgctgttgaattctgaagcacacagggaagccctgatgaaggtcttggatcaagcttttgtagatcatgatgtgactgttgatcactttgatgggataatagccaacataacagcttgtaacaatttaagcttctgtgatgaagaactccccgaggagggtaaaaatcacaatcttgctttgcacatttctatgaactgtcagtcagactctttgtccaatgtgttggtagacaccggatcttccttgaatgtgatgccaaagacgactcttgctcgcttgtcttaccaaggaatgcctatgaaattcaatggtgtagttgtcaaagcatttgatggatcgcgaaaatctgttatcggcgaagtcaaccttcccatgacaattggtccacatacatttcaaatcactttccaagtcatggacattcaagctgcttatagctgtctgttaggacgaccatggatccatgaagcaggggcagtaacttctacgctccatcaaaagttaaaatttgtaacaaatggaaaattggtaacgataagtggagaacaagccttaatggtgagccatttatccaatttctctttcataagtgctgacagtgtggaaggaacgcagttccaaggtctctctttagaagacgaatcttccaagaagaaagcatcgatctcttcttacaaagaggcggtaaaagtagtgaaagatggaactaccactggctgggggcaagttgtgatccctaccaagaatgaaactagagcaggtctcggatgttcaccaacattctcaaactgcaccaagaaggatgaaacccttcgtccgatcaaagaaacattcattagtggaggattccttaacccaattcctcaagaggttaatgtccttatcgaagaatgcatcgaagaaggtctctccgatgatgaagaagaatggaaatgttatctcaatgactcgggatatatatctcaggaagaaccatatcctccttcggagaaatccaatggcaaagaaactgagcctgttcctgcagaaatctgggacaccttgggacaaccaagtggaaaatttgattatatggtgaaatatactgcgcctgaaagttcaaagattgcgattgaggatatccaaccaactggatggggagattcctttgaatgcaATAGTCAACCAGGagaggcttatcagccttgtCAATTCTCTCAGCAACATGAAATTActggagatttcggattcaatgcatctaccaaggttaacaatcctgaagatggttaccatcacataaatgccatttttgaagatgaaggggaagatggccccgcagttgactcagaaagtgtcgctgacaatgagtctcttcatcctgaagactgggaaatacatcctgaaaattctgaggattgtgactcatcttatgctcttcaagatgtagaagaagaccgtttcaactctacaaagaacaagggtgacaaaccaggaccttcaaatcctgcccgaccagcggtcaatgtcaatactgaagataattctgaggagaattttcctgaatacataatacatagaggagttcgttgctactggaaagctgtcgacgttccgaatgttgttcgccgctcaaagtaa